One segment of Ricinus communis isolate WT05 ecotype wild-type chromosome 8, ASM1957865v1, whole genome shotgun sequence DNA contains the following:
- the LOC8270869 gene encoding NADPH:quinone oxidoreductase codes for MESATPVIKVAALCGSLRKGSYSRGLLRYATEVTKESVKGIEIEYIDISPLPMLNTDLEGADGSFPPIIEAFRQKIREADSVLFASPEYNYSVSAPLKNAIDWASRPPNCWADKAAAIVSAGADFGGGRSHYHLRQIGIYIDLHFINKPEFFLNAFKPPAKFDNDGNLIDPASKERIKEVLLSLYAFTLRLKGKC; via the exons ATGGAGTCGGCAACTCCAGTGATCAAAGTCGCAGCTCTTTGTGGTTCTCTTCGCAAAGGCTCCTACAGTCGCGGCCTCCTTCGTTATG CAACTGAGGTAACTAAGGAGTCGGTGAAGGGAATTGAAATTGAGTACATAGACATATCGCCACTGCCTATGCTGAATACTGATCTTGAAGGTGCTGATGGTTCTTTCCCGCCGATTATTGAAGCTTTCCGGCAAAAGATTCGTGAAGCTGATAGCGTTCTTTTTGCCTCCCCAGAGTATAATTACTCTGTCTCTG CTCCACTGAAAAATGCAATTGACTGGGCGTCTAGACCACCCAACTGTTGGGCTGATAAAGCTGCTGCCATTGTGAGTGCTGGAGCAGATTTCGGTGGCGGCCGATCGCATTACCATTTACGGCAAATTGGGATTTATATCGACCTTCATTTTATCAACAAACCTGAATTTTTCTTGAATGCATTCAAGCCTCCTGCAAAATTTGACAACGATGGCAACTTAATTGATCCAGCATCAAAGGAGAGAATAAAGGAAGTTCTCTTAAGCTTATATGCATTTACTTTGCGACTCAAAGGAAAATGCTAA
- the LOC8270868 gene encoding hydroxyproline O-arabinosyltransferase 3, translated as MIERKLMGRASPLLLILLVLGFFFATYNLVTMIMHNRSVGKRIHDDSDGGIFFDPVIEMPEDAKKSKNARMPFHVALTATDAPYSKWQCRIMYYWYKQKKDLPGSDLGGFTRILHSGNPDNLMDEIPTFVVDPLPAGLDRGYIVLNRPWAFVQWLKKATIEEEYILMAEPDHIFINPLPNLAHGGYPAAFPFFYIKPAENENIVRKFYPAEKGPVTNVDPIGNSPVIIKKELLEKIAPTWMNVSLKMKNDQETDKTFGWVLEMYAYAVASALHGVQHILRKDFMLQPPWDLEIGKKFIIHYTYGCDYNLKGELTYGKIGEWRFDKRSYLRGPPPKNLPLPPPGVPESVVTLVKMVNEATANLPNWET; from the exons ATGATTGAGAGAAAGTTAATGGGGCGGGCTTCACCATTGCTTTTGATTCTATTGGTTCTTGGCTTTTTCTTCGCCACGTACAATTTGGTTACTATGATAATGCACAATAGATCTGTTGGAAAACGGATACATGATGATTCAGATGGTGGGATATTTTTTGATCCTGTCATTGAAATGCCTGAAGATGCTAAAAAGTCAAAGAATGCCAGAATGCCCTTCCATGTTGCCTTAACAGCAACTGATGCTCCTTACAGCAAATGGCAATGTCGCATTATGTACTACTGGTATAAGCAGAAGAAGGATCTTCCTGGGTCAGACCTGGGTGGATTCACACGAATTTTGCACTCAGGAAATCCTGACAACTTGATGGATGAGATCCCTACATTTGTGGTTGATCCACTTCCAGCTGGTCTTGATCGG GGATACATTGTCCTAAATAGACCTTGGGCTTTCGTACAATGGCTGAAAAAGGCTACAATTGAAGAAGA ATACATACTGATGGCAGAACCTGAtcacatatttataaatcctCTTCCAAATTTAGCACATGGAGGGTATCCAGCtgcttttccatttttttacATTAAACCTGCTGAGAATGAAAACATCGTGAGGAAGTTCTACCCAGCGGAGAAAGGCCCTGTGACAAATGTTGATCCGATTGGAAATTCTCCTGTCATCATTAAGAAG gAATTGCTGGAGAAAATCGCTCCTACGTGGATGAATGTCtctttgaaaatgaaaaatgaccAGGAGACTGATAAGACTTTTGGTTGGGTGCTAGAAAT GTATGCATATGCTGTAGCCTCAGCTTTGCATGGTGTGCAGCACATTCTTCGGAAAGACTTCATGTTACAG CCCCCTTGGGATCTGGAAATCGGAAAAAAGTTTATCATTCATTACACTTATGGATGTGACTACAACTTAAAG GGAGAGCTAACATATGGTAAAATTGGAGAATGGCGGTTTGACAAGAGATCATATTTACGTGGACCTCCTCCAAAAAATCTTCCCTTGCCACCTCCAGGGGTTCCTGAAAGTGTG GTCACCCTTGTAAAGATGGTTAATGAAGCTACTGCCAACCTTCCCAACTGGGAGACATAG